DNA from Rhizobacter sp. J219:
ACCGCATTGGCCAGAGGGTTGGACAAAGGGCTCAGGCCCTACTGAGGAGACAGAAGGCAGGCGATGAGCACCTGCAGTCTCTCAGTCTGCAAATGCCATGCCTGCTTTGCGGGTCATGCCGCTTCGGCCAAATCCACGCACACCACGCCCGGGTAGCGGTTCCAGCGGAAGGTGATCACGTAGGGATGCTGTCGCGTCCGCGGGCCGTCGGAAGGCTTGCCGTGCACCACCTTGGGCACTGAAATCTCCAGATCCTTGCCCAAGGAACGCCGGGCGTTGCCGGCCAGGGTGTTGGCAATCTCGCCGACCGCGTCGAGCAGGCTGTTCTGCGACAGGTCGGTTTCCTTCTGGATCAGCAACAGCTCCTTCAGCGCCGCCGCGGGCAGCGACACCACCACCCGCCCGCGGTAGCGCCCCGAGAAGCTCACGATGCCGTTGAAGTCGTGCCCAGGCACGGCATCCACGCCCAGGTAGGCCGAGGTGATCTCGGGCTCAATGCGGCTCGTGACATCGAAATAGCGCCGCACCGAATCGACGAACAGGCGCAGGTCGGATTCTTTCAATGCGCTCATAGGTGATGGTCGAGAAGCCCCTTGAGGGCGAGTTGCAGGCCGTCGTCGGAGAAGGGCTTGGGCAGGAAGCCATGTGCGCCCAGCCGAAGCGCGCGGATCGCGGTCGACTTGTCGTCGAGTGCGCTGATCACGAGGATGCGCGTGCGTGGGTGCATGCCGAGCAGGATGGGGATGCATTCCAGCCCGTCCATCTCGGGCATCGTGAGGTCCATCGTCACGATGTCGGGCGCGGCGGTACGTGCGGCCCGCAGGGCTTCTTCGCCGTTGCGGGCCAGGCCGAGCAGCGTCACCTCGCCCAGCACCCCGCTCTGCACGACGCGTGCGATGCGCGAACGCACCATGTTCGAGTCATCGACGACAAGCAGCTTCATGTGGCGAGACGCACGCGGAAGGTCGTGCCTTCGTTCGCTCGGCTGGACACCAGCAGGCGCGCACCCAGCCGCCGCACCTCGTGCGCCACGATGTCGAGCCCCACGCCCCGGCCGGCATGCTCGCCGGCGGATTCGGCGGTGCTGAAGCCCGGCTTGAACACCTGCGCCACGATCTGCGAAACACTCATCTCGGCCAGCTGCGCCTCGTTGAACCAGCCGAGCGACAGCAGGCGTTGCCGCACGCGCTCGGGGTTGAGGCCCCCGCCGTCGTCGCGCACCAGCAGGTGCACCTGGTCGGCCTCGTCGCGCGCCACCTCGACATCGATGCGGGCGCGCACCGGCTTGCCGCGCGCTTCGCGGGTGGCGGCGTCTTCCACGCCGTGGACGACCGCGTTGCGCACCAGTTGCACTGCGATCTGCGTCAGGGCGTCGCGCACGCGGGTGGGCAGCTCGGTGATGGCATCGAGCTTCGCGTTCAGGCGCGCCGGCTTGGCGGTGTCGCCGCCAATGCGTTCGACGAGGGCGCTGAGTTGTGCGCCGAGGGCGTCGACGCCGGGCTGTGGCGCGACGGACGGCAGGCGGTGGCGGTCGCGCAGCACCGAGCGCTTGAGCGCCTGCAACCGGGTGAGCAGCTCTTCCAGCGGCAAGGGCAGGGCGAGCAGCGCCTCGCCGCTCATCGTGGCGGCTTCGCGCAGTGGTTGCAGTTGCGATTCGAACTCGTGCGCGGTGCTCGCCAGCAGCTCCAGCGAGAGCATCGAGGCCTCGCCCTTCACCGCGTGCACGTGGCGATAGACGCGGTCGACGGTGCGGCGCAACTGCTTGGCATCGGAGCTGGCATCCACCTGGCGCAGCAGGTCGTTGACTTCGAGCAGGCTCGCCTCGGTGCGGTCGACGAAGGCAGCCAGCGCCGCTGGGTCGGTCTCGAAGGCCTGCACCAGCAGGTCAAACTCGCGCTGGGCTCGCTTCTGTTCGCCTTCGAGCTTGCGTTCGAGTTCGATGCGAGGCGTCACGTCCTGCACGGTCACGAGCAGGTGCTTGACGGCGCGGTCTTCGACCACACGGCTGAACTGCATCGACAGGAAGCGCGGCCGCTTCTGGCCGAGCGAGTCGGTCTGCAGCAGCTCCACTTCGGTCAGCGGGTTGATGCTCTGCACCAGGTCTTCCTTCACGTGCGGCGTGAAGAGCAACTCGATATAGCCGCGTGCGTCTTCCAGCGTCTTGGCCGACACCAGCGGCGAGAGCAGCAGGATGAAGTTGTCGCCGGGCTGGGTGGGACGGCCGAACATGCCGCTCACCGAGTGCGAGATCTGTGTGCCGAGGGTCATCTCGGGCGTGAGCAGGAAGAGGCCTTCGCGCACGACGGAGAGGATCTCCTGCGTCTCGCCGCTGGCTTGTTCGACCGCGGCGTCCGACTGGCGCAGGCGGCGGATGAACTTGAAGAGGATGAAGAGGAAGTTGAGCAGCGCGAGCACGATGCCGCCCGTCTGCACCATGCGCAGCACGGAGGCGCGCTGTGAGGCGGCGGCCTCCAGGTCGGTGGTCAGCTCGTTCATCAGGCCGAGCAGCGCGAGGTTGTTGGCGCGGGCGTAGTCGGCGGCGGTTTTGACGTGGGCAGCGTGGGACGAGCTGCCCGATTCGCGCAGCAGGTCCATCTGCCGGCGCCAGGGCTCCCAGATGGCGACGGCGCGCGCCAGGATGTCGGCGCTCTTCGGGCCCGAGGCTGCGGGCAGGTACACCGGACGCCCGTCACCGCCCGTCACCTGCGCTCCGTTGCGAAAGCCCTGCAGCGTGTTGTCGAAGAGACGGCTGGCGTTGTGCAGTTCGTCGAGCAGGCTCGACGGGATGGGGCCGCTGGCCGAGGCCAGTTCGCTGGCGTAGAGGGCCTTCGACATGCGCTGCGACAGCATGCGTTGCCGGCCGGCGAGGTTGATCGAGACGGCGTCTTCGGAAATCTGAAACGAGACGTAGAAGTTCAACACCAGCACGGCCAGGTCGAACAGCAAAAAGAACGCGACCGCGATGATGATCTCGCGGTACTTGCCGAGGTTGAGCTGCACCTTGCGGCCTGTGCGCCTCAACAGCGGCGGGGCGGATGGAAGGGCAGGGGAGATCGCAAGACCGGGCGCACCGGGTGATGACATGGGTCCTCCTCAATAACGTGTCATGCGTGTCCGTCAGACATGCGTAAGCAAGCCGCGGGCCTTCCACGCCCGCGTGCTTGCCCCGACGACTCGCGGCTCAGGCGGCCGCTTTTTCCACGTGACCGTGGCGCGTGTACAGGAAGTCCAGCACTTCCTTGCGGTAGTGCACGTAGCGCGTGTCTTCCGCCAGGTCCACGCGGTTGCGTGGGCGCGGCAGCTCGATCGACAGGATCTCGCCGATGGTGGCGGCCGGGCCGTTGGTCATCATCACGATGCGGTCGGACAGCAGCACGGCTTCGTCCACATCGTGCGTCACCATCACCACCGTGCTCTTGGTGCGGGCCACGATCTTCAGCAGCTCGTCTTGCAGGTGGGCTCGGGTGAGCGCATCGAGGGCGCCGAAGGGCTCGTCCATCAACAGCACCTTGGGCTCCATGGCCAACGCACGGGCGATGCCCACGCGCTGCTTCATGCCGCCTGAGATTTCGTGCGGGCGCTTGCTGATGGCGTGGCCCATGTTGACGAGTTCGAGCGCAGCAATGGTGCGCTGCTTCAACTGCGCCTTGCTCTCCTTGCCGCCGAAGACACGCTCCACCGCGAGGTGCACGTTCTCGTAGCAGGTGAGCCAGGGCAGCAGCGAGTGGTTCTGAAACACCACCGCGCGCTCGGGCCCGGGGGACGCGATCTCGCGGTTGTCGCACAGGAGCACGCCGCTCGTGGGCAGCGTGAGACCGGCGATCAGGTTGAGCAGCGTCGACTTGCCGCAGCCCGAGTGGCCGATCAGCGTGACGAACTCGCCTTGCGCCACGTCGAGGTTGATGTCGCGCAGCGCATGGAAACGGCCCTTCTTGGTGTTGAACACCATCTCGGCCTGTTGCACTTGAATGAAGTTCTTCATGGTCGTGGGGCTCCGGTCGAGGGTCAGGTTTCGGCGTAGGTGAACTTCTTGGCGATCGAGATGAGCAGCCATTCGAGCAGCAGGCCCACGACGCCGATCACGAAGATGGCGATCAGGATGTGCGTGACGTTGAGGTTGTTCCACTCGTCCCACACCCAGAAGCCGATGCCCACGCCGCCGGTCAGCATCTCGGCTGCGACGATCACCAGCCAGGCCGTGCCCACCGAGAGGCGCACGCCGGTCAGCATGTAGGGCAGCACGGCGGGGAAGAGGATCTGCGTGATCACCTTCCACTCCGACAGGTTGAGCACGCGCGCCACGTTGAGGTAGTCGCTTGGCACACGCTGCACGCCGACCGCGGTGTTGATGATCATCGGCCAGATGGAGCAGATGAAGATCGTCCAGATGGCGGCCGGGTTGGCGGCCTTGAAGACCAGGAGACCGATCGGCAGCCAGGCCAGTGGCGACACAGGGCGCAGCAGGCTGATCAGCGGCGACACCATGTTCGACAGGAAGGCAAAGCGCCCGATCATGAAGCCCATCGGGATGCCCACGAGTGCCGCCAGGCCGAAGCCGATGGCGACCCGCTGCAGCGAGAACAGGATGTTCCAGCCGATGCCCTGGTCGTTCGGGCCCTTGCTATAGAACGGGTCCGAGAAGACCTTGATGGCTTCGTCGAAGGTGGCGCCGGGCGTCGGGAAGTTGCCGCCCTTCATCGTCAGCAGGTGCCAGATGCCCACCAGCAGCGCAATGCCGATGATGGGCGGCAGCACTTTGAGCCACAGGCCCGACCAGTCGTAGGGTGCCTTCGCCGGCGCGGCGACCGGCGCGGCGGCCGCCGGTTGGGCGACGGCGCTGGCGGCAGTGGCCGCCTTCGCGGCGCGCTGCTGCTTCGAGGCCTCAAGCGGGGAATGAAAGACTGCACTGACCATGGCTTACTCCTGCTGTGATCGGGTGAGGGAATCAGGCCTTGATGGCAAAACCGTCGGCGTACTTCTTCGGGTCCTTGCCGTCCCAGACCACGCCGTCGACCATCTTGCTGGGGCGCAGCGCGTCCTTGGGCACGCTCACCTTCATGGCGGTGGCGGCCTCCTTGTAGAGGTCGATCTGGTTGATCTGCTTGGCCACGCCGAGGTAGTCGGGGTGGTCCTTGATCAGGCCCCAGCGCTTGTGCTGCGTGAGGAACCACATGCCGTCGCTGAGGTAGGGGAAGTTCACCGAACCGTCGTTAAAGAACTTCATGTGGTTCGGGTCGTCCCAGGTCTTGCCCAAGCCGTTCTGGTAGCGACCGAGGATGCGCTGGTTGATCGCGTCGACACCGGTGTTGACGTAGCTCTTGTCGGCCACGGTCTCGGCCATCTTCAGCTTGTTCTGCAGGCTGGCGTCGATCCACTTGCTGGCTTCGAGGATCGCCATGACGACGGCGCGGCAGGTGTTGGGGTTCTTCTTGACGAAGTCACCGGTGGTGCCGAGGGCCTTCTCGGGGTGGTCTTTCCAGATGTCTTGCGTGGTGACGCCGGTGATGCCGATGCCGTCCATGATGGCGCGGTGCCCCCAGGGCTCGCCGACGCAGTAGCCATCCATGTTGCCCACGCGCATGTTGGCGACCATCTGCGGCGGCGGCACGGTGATGACCTTGGCGTCCTTCAGCGGGTTGATGCCGTAGGTGGCGAGCCAGTAGTACAGCCACATCGCGTGCGTGCCGGTCGGGAAGGTCTGCGCAAAGGTGTAGTCGCGCTTGTCGGTCTTCATCAGTTTGGCCAGCGACGGGCCGTCGACCGCGCCCTTGTCAGACAGCTTCTTCGACAACGTGATGGCCTGGCCGTTGTGGTTCAGGTTCATCAGCACGGCCATGTCCTTCTTCGGGCCCGACACGCCCAGGTGCACACCGTAGACCAGGCCCCACAGCACGTGGGCCATGTCGAGTTCGCCGTTGACGAGCTTGTCGCGCACGCCGGCCCACGAGGCTTCTTTCGTCGGGATGATTTTGATGCCGTACTTCTTGTCGAAGCCCAGCACCGACGCCATCACCACCGAGGCGCAGTCGGTCAGGGGAATGAAGCCGATCCGGACTTCTTCTTTCTCGGGCTTGTCGGAGCCAGCGGCGTAGACGGCGGTGTTGAGGCCCGGCACCAGGCCGGCGGCGCTGCCCGCGGCAGCGGCTTTGATGAGGGTGCGGCGGCTCATGAGTGCCTTTCGTTCGATGGTCATGGCTGTGTCTCGGTGCGTGAGTGATTGACGAAGCGACTAAAGAGAAAAAACAAAAAGGCGTCCGCACTTGCTGGGGGTTAGCCCAACGCGTGGGGACGCCGTCGTCCTTGTCGGCGATGCACCGTCTTTGGTGCGTCGCCGATGTCTTCAGAAGATCGCCGTTGACCTTCTGCCCTTCAATTCGCAAGGCCCGTGCCAGGCCAGTTCGTGCTGTTTTTCGTGTTGCGTTGCACCAAGGCGGTGTGCGAATGCCGCTGTTGCACCTCAGCCGAGCAGATCGCTCACATCGATGAGGCGCTGTGCGACATCGGCAAGCTTCAGGCCCTTGTCCATTGCGGTGCGCCGCAGGCGTGCGTACGCCTCTTCTTCGGTCAGGCCGTGGCGGCTGATCAAGAGGCCTTTGGCGCGGTCGATGAGCTTGCGGTCTGACAGCTCGGTGCGTGCATTGGCGAGCTCGCGGCGCAGCCCTTCTTCATGATGGAAGCGCGCCATGGCGACTTCGAGCACCGGCTTCACGCGTTCCGGTGCCAGCCCAGCCACCACGTAGGCCGTGACGCCCGCTGCGATTGCCGCGCCGACGTGGGTGGTGTCATCGTCGTTGGTGAAGAGCACGATCGGGCGCCGCTCCTCGCGCGTGGCCATCACCACGTGCTCCAGTGTGTCGCGCGACTGGCTCTCGGCGTCGACGATGATCATGTCGGGCGCGATCTGCGTGAGACGGTCGGGCAGGAACACGTCGGCCGGCAGCACTGCCACGATGTTGTAGCCGTGCTCCAGCAGGCCGATGCGCAGGGCGCGCGAACGCTCCGCTTCGGTGCCGGCCTCCGGGTCGGAGGTATCGGGCGCAAGATCGGGCGCGACGATGACGATGCGCAGCGAAGTTGACGGGATGGGGGGGCGCAGGGGCGCTTTCATGGTGCATGGATGAGCAACATCCACGCCAGAAACGAAAAAGCCCGCGGCAAGGCGGGCTTCGTGACGGAGTTGGCGGAACCTCAGCGGTCGGCGGCGGAGGCGTTCAGGGCTTTGCGAATCCAGCCGCCCAGTGGGCGCAGCGAGTCGAAGACCGAGTCGTTGGCGAAGAGTTCGCGGTCGATGAGCAGCTCGCGGCCGTCCAGCATGTCGAGGAAGTCGCGCACTTCCTGGCGCTTCAGCCCGCTCGCCGACATCAGCTGGGGCACCGTCATGTAGCGATGCGACAGGTCGGTCAGCATGCGGCGGTAGGCCATGCGGTGGTAGGGCTCGGGCAGCTCGGCCCAGGCGAGAAGACGGTATTCCTTCATGGCTGAATCCCCCAACGGCTCTCTTTGTGATGTGTAGTCCCGGCCCTGCAGGATGCAGGCCAGCCGGGGAAGCGCAGAGTAGTGCGCCACCCCGGTGCACGGAAGTGGGGCTTGCGGCGTTCGCGGGAAAACACCGATGCGCAGCTGTGGGGAACCACAGGCTTTCGAGGGCGAAGTGTTGCGCTCGGTACACTCCTTCGGATGAACGTGCTGGGGGTCGAGTCGTCGTGCGACGAAACAGGTGTGGCCTTGGTGGATGCCGACACGCGCGGCGTGCCAAGGCTTCTGGCCCAGGCCCTGCACAGCCAGATCGACATGCACCAGGCCTACGGCGGCGTGGTGCCGGAGCTGGCCTCGCGTGACCACATCCGGCGGGTGTTGCCGCTGACCGGGCGTGTGCTGGCCGAGGCGGGGTGCACCCTGGAAGACATCGACGTGGTGGCCTACACCCGCGGGCCGGGTCTGGCTGGCGCGCTGCTGGTGGGGGCGGGGGTGGCCTGCGCGCTCGCGGCGGCGCTCGGCAAGCCGGTGGTCGGTGTGCATCACCTGGAGGGTCACCTGCTGTCGCCGTTCCTCGCGGCCGACCCGCCCGAGTTTCCGTTCGTGGCGCTCCTCGTGTCGGGCGGCCACACCCAGCTGATGCGGGTCGACGACGTCGGCCGCTACGAAATGCTCGGCGAAACCATCGACGATGCGGCCGGCGAAGCCTTCGACAAGTCAGCCAAGATGCTGGGCCTCGGCTACCCGGGTGGGCCGGCCCTGGCGCGCCTGGCTGAGTTCGGAAGCGCGGACACCTTTGAGCTGCCGCGCCCGCTGCTGCACAGCGGCAACCTCGATTTTTCGTTCGCCGGGCTCAAGACCGCGGTGCGCACCCAGGTGCTCAAGTTCGGTCCCAACGTCTGCGAGCAGGACAAGGCCCATCTGGCGGCCGGCACCCAGCAGGCGATCGTCGACGTGCTGGTGAAGAAGTCGCTGGCCGCGTTGAAGCACGCCGGACTGAGGCGACTCGTGGTCGCCGGGGGCGTCGGGGCCAATGCCCGCCTGCGCGAACAACTCAATGCCGAGTGCGCCAAACGTGGTGTGCAGGTGCATTACCCGGAGCTGGCGCTGTGCACCGACAACGGCGCCATGATCGCGTTGGCCGCCGCGATGCGATTGCAGCGCGGGCTGGCCCAGCCACGTCTGCAGTACGGCTTCGACGTGCAGCCGCGCTGGGACTTGTCGACCGTATGAGGTCTGCCATCGCCAGCCTGCCGGCCTCCAAGATCCGCGAGGTGGCCAACGCCGGCCTCGGTCGCCGCGACGTGCTGGCCTTCTGGTTCGGGGAGAGCGACGAGGTCACGCCCAGCCCGGCGCGGGAAGCAGCCATCGCGTCGTTGCAGGCGGGCGAGACCTTCTATTCGCACAACCTCGGGCTGCCGGCGCTGCGCGAGGCGCTCAGCGCCTACATGGGCGGCCTGCACCGGCCGGTGGACGTGGAGCGCATCGCCGTCACCTCGTCGGGCGTCAGCGCCCTGATGATCGCCAACCAGCTGCTGCTGGAGCCCGGCGACGAGGTGGTGGCGGTGGCACCGGTGTGGCCCAACGTGACGGCCCAGCCGGTGATCCTGGGCGCCCAGGTGAAGCGGGTGTCGCTCGGAGTACGCGACGGTGCCTGGGTGCTCGACCTCCAGAGGCTGCTGGATGCCATCACGCCCCGTACCCGTGCCGTGATCCTCAATGCGCCCAACAACCCCACCGGCTGGACGCTCACCCGCGAAGAACAGCAGTCCCTCCTTGACCACTGCCGGCAGACCGGCACCTGGATCGTGGCCGACGAGGTCTACGAACGCCTCTTTTTCGAGCCCGGCCCCCGTGCGGCGCCGAGCTTCCTCGACCTTGCCGAGCCGGCCGAACGGCTGATCGTGGCGCACAGCTTTTCCAAGAGCTTCCTAATGACTGGCTGGCGTCTGGGCTGGCTGGTGCTGCCCACAGGGTTCTCGGGTGAGGTGGCCAAGCTGATCGAATTCAACACCTCCTGCGCGCCCGTCTTCGTGCAGAAGGGCGGCCTGGCGGCACTGGCGCAGGCCGATGAGGCGGTGCCCGCGCTCGTCGGCCGATTGCAAGCCTGCCGCGACGCGCTGGTCCCGCGCCTGGCCTCGCTGCCTGGTGTGACGGTGGCGCTGCCCCGGGGCGGCATGTACGCCTTTTTCCGCGTCGAAGGGGAAGACGACTCCCTGGCTTTCGCAAAACGCCTGGTGGAACGGCATGGCCTGGGCTTGGCGCCAGGCGCGGCTTTCGGCGACGAGGCCGAGGGCTGGCTGCGATGGTGCTTCGCGGCACGCGACCCGTCCCGGCTCGTGCAAGGGGTGGCCCGGCTCGCCGATGCCCTTCGGCTATAATCGATTGGCTTTTCGTCTCGGCTATACCCTCTGTGGCGGCCTGTGATGCGAAGCACCTAGCACGGCGCGGGAAGGTTTCTCCCGCTACCGCAAGTCACAACACCGGAAACCGCAGCGTCATGAATGCAGGCGCCGGCGACCGGATTTTTCTGGAAACTGACATGTCTGTCGCTGAAATCAACAAGGCCGAAATCGTCAAGGCCAACGCCCGCAGTGCCGCCGACACCGGCTCCCCCGAGGTCCAGGTCGCGCTGCTGACCGCTCGCATCAACGAGCTGACCCCCCACTTCAAGACCCACCTGAAGGACCACCACGGTCGCCGTGGCCTCCTGAAGATGGTCAACACCCGCAAGAGCCTCCTGGCCTACCTCAAGAACAAGGATGCAGAGCGCTACACCGCTCTGATCCAGAAGCTCGGTCTGCGCAAGTAAGCCGTAGCGAAAAGTGAAGAGCCTGTCTGGACCTGCCAGCACAGGCTCTTTGCATTTGGAGCCCGACAGCCACCGATGACGATGTGTCATTCCAACGGCGCTTCACGCGAAGCAAAGCCCCGCTGGAATGGCATCGCGCCAGGTTGTTGATGCTCCGGGCAGAAGGCGCCGCCCGCAAGGCGCTGACAAGCAATAGGAGAGACGCATGAGCATGTTCAACAAAGTCACCAAGACCTTCCAATGGGGCCAGCACACCGTCAAGCTGGAGACCGGCGAGATCGCTCGCCAGGCCTCAGGCGCGGTGCTCGTCGACGTGGAAGACACCGTGGTCCTCGCCACTGTGGTGGGCGCCAAGAGCGCCAAGCCTGGGCAGGACTTCTTTCCCCTGACCGTCGACTACCTCGAGAAGACCTATGCCGCGGGCAAGATCCCCGGCAGCTTCTTCAAGCGCGAAGGCCGCCCGAGCGAACTCGAGACCTTGACCTCGCGCCTGATCGACCGCCCCCTGCGCCC
Protein-coding regions in this window:
- a CDS encoding chemotaxis protein CheX; translation: MSALKESDLRLFVDSVRRYFDVTSRIEPEITSAYLGVDAVPGHDFNGIVSFSGRYRGRVVVSLPAAALKELLLIQKETDLSQNSLLDAVGEIANTLAGNARRSLGKDLEISVPKVVHGKPSDGPRTRQHPYVITFRWNRYPGVVCVDLAEAA
- the ntrB gene encoding nitrate ABC transporter permease, with product MVSAVFHSPLEASKQQRAAKAATAASAVAQPAAAAPVAAPAKAPYDWSGLWLKVLPPIIGIALLVGIWHLLTMKGGNFPTPGATFDEAIKVFSDPFYSKGPNDQGIGWNILFSLQRVAIGFGLAALVGIPMGFMIGRFAFLSNMVSPLISLLRPVSPLAWLPIGLLVFKAANPAAIWTIFICSIWPMIINTAVGVQRVPSDYLNVARVLNLSEWKVITQILFPAVLPYMLTGVRLSVGTAWLVIVAAEMLTGGVGIGFWVWDEWNNLNVTHILIAIFVIGVVGLLLEWLLISIAKKFTYAET
- a CDS encoding ANTAR domain-containing response regulator; its protein translation is MKAPLRPPIPSTSLRIVIVAPDLAPDTSDPEAGTEAERSRALRIGLLEHGYNIVAVLPADVFLPDRLTQIAPDMIIVDAESQSRDTLEHVVMATREERRPIVLFTNDDDTTHVGAAIAAGVTAYVVAGLAPERVKPVLEVAMARFHHEEGLRRELANARTELSDRKLIDRAKGLLISRHGLTEEEAYARLRRTAMDKGLKLADVAQRLIDVSDLLG
- the rpsO gene encoding 30S ribosomal protein S15, whose translation is MSVAEINKAEIVKANARSAADTGSPEVQVALLTARINELTPHFKTHLKDHHGRRGLLKMVNTRKSLLAYLKNKDAERYTALIQKLGLRK
- a CDS encoding ATP-binding protein, translated to MSSPGAPGLAISPALPSAPPLLRRTGRKVQLNLGKYREIIIAVAFFLLFDLAVLVLNFYVSFQISEDAVSINLAGRQRMLSQRMSKALYASELASASGPIPSSLLDELHNASRLFDNTLQGFRNGAQVTGGDGRPVYLPAASGPKSADILARAVAIWEPWRRQMDLLRESGSSSHAAHVKTAADYARANNLALLGLMNELTTDLEAAASQRASVLRMVQTGGIVLALLNFLFILFKFIRRLRQSDAAVEQASGETQEILSVVREGLFLLTPEMTLGTQISHSVSGMFGRPTQPGDNFILLLSPLVSAKTLEDARGYIELLFTPHVKEDLVQSINPLTEVELLQTDSLGQKRPRFLSMQFSRVVEDRAVKHLLVTVQDVTPRIELERKLEGEQKRAQREFDLLVQAFETDPAALAAFVDRTEASLLEVNDLLRQVDASSDAKQLRRTVDRVYRHVHAVKGEASMLSLELLASTAHEFESQLQPLREAATMSGEALLALPLPLEELLTRLQALKRSVLRDRHRLPSVAPQPGVDALGAQLSALVERIGGDTAKPARLNAKLDAITELPTRVRDALTQIAVQLVRNAVVHGVEDAATREARGKPVRARIDVEVARDEADQVHLLVRDDGGGLNPERVRQRLLSLGWFNEAQLAEMSVSQIVAQVFKPGFSTAESAGEHAGRGVGLDIVAHEVRRLGARLLVSSRANEGTTFRVRLAT
- a CDS encoding pyridoxal phosphate-dependent aminotransferase, encoding MRSAIASLPASKIREVANAGLGRRDVLAFWFGESDEVTPSPAREAAIASLQAGETFYSHNLGLPALREALSAYMGGLHRPVDVERIAVTSSGVSALMIANQLLLEPGDEVVAVAPVWPNVTAQPVILGAQVKRVSLGVRDGAWVLDLQRLLDAITPRTRAVILNAPNNPTGWTLTREEQQSLLDHCRQTGTWIVADEVYERLFFEPGPRAAPSFLDLAEPAERLIVAHSFSKSFLMTGWRLGWLVLPTGFSGEVAKLIEFNTSCAPVFVQKGGLAALAQADEAVPALVGRLQACRDALVPRLASLPGVTVALPRGGMYAFFRVEGEDDSLAFAKRLVERHGLGLAPGAAFGDEAEGWLRWCFAARDPSRLVQGVARLADALRL
- the tsaD gene encoding tRNA (adenosine(37)-N6)-threonylcarbamoyltransferase complex transferase subunit TsaD, which codes for MNVLGVESSCDETGVALVDADTRGVPRLLAQALHSQIDMHQAYGGVVPELASRDHIRRVLPLTGRVLAEAGCTLEDIDVVAYTRGPGLAGALLVGAGVACALAAALGKPVVGVHHLEGHLLSPFLAADPPEFPFVALLVSGGHTQLMRVDDVGRYEMLGETIDDAAGEAFDKSAKMLGLGYPGGPALARLAEFGSADTFELPRPLLHSGNLDFSFAGLKTAVRTQVLKFGPNVCEQDKAHLAAGTQQAIVDVLVKKSLAALKHAGLRRLVVAGGVGANARLREQLNAECAKRGVQVHYPELALCTDNGAMIALAAAMRLQRGLAQPRLQYGFDVQPRWDLSTV
- a CDS encoding response regulator transcription factor, giving the protein MKLLVVDDSNMVRSRIARVVQSGVLGEVTLLGLARNGEEALRAARTAAPDIVTMDLTMPEMDGLECIPILLGMHPRTRILVISALDDKSTAIRALRLGAHGFLPKPFSDDGLQLALKGLLDHHL
- a CDS encoding ABC transporter ATP-binding protein, which codes for MKNFIQVQQAEMVFNTKKGRFHALRDINLDVAQGEFVTLIGHSGCGKSTLLNLIAGLTLPTSGVLLCDNREIASPGPERAVVFQNHSLLPWLTCYENVHLAVERVFGGKESKAQLKQRTIAALELVNMGHAISKRPHEISGGMKQRVGIARALAMEPKVLLMDEPFGALDALTRAHLQDELLKIVARTKSTVVMVTHDVDEAVLLSDRIVMMTNGPAATIGEILSIELPRPRNRVDLAEDTRYVHYRKEVLDFLYTRHGHVEKAAA
- a CDS encoding CmpA/NrtA family ABC transporter substrate-binding protein → MTIERKALMSRRTLIKAAAAGSAAGLVPGLNTAVYAAGSDKPEKEEVRIGFIPLTDCASVVMASVLGFDKKYGIKIIPTKEASWAGVRDKLVNGELDMAHVLWGLVYGVHLGVSGPKKDMAVLMNLNHNGQAITLSKKLSDKGAVDGPSLAKLMKTDKRDYTFAQTFPTGTHAMWLYYWLATYGINPLKDAKVITVPPPQMVANMRVGNMDGYCVGEPWGHRAIMDGIGITGVTTQDIWKDHPEKALGTTGDFVKKNPNTCRAVVMAILEASKWIDASLQNKLKMAETVADKSYVNTGVDAINQRILGRYQNGLGKTWDDPNHMKFFNDGSVNFPYLSDGMWFLTQHKRWGLIKDHPDYLGVAKQINQIDLYKEAATAMKVSVPKDALRPSKMVDGVVWDGKDPKKYADGFAIKA